A window of the Miscanthus floridulus cultivar M001 chromosome 14, ASM1932011v1, whole genome shotgun sequence genome harbors these coding sequences:
- the LOC136502528 gene encoding uncharacterized protein produces MASSTTPSEGSGGYNLMSCIKEIPTLKGDNYIEWKKKIDLAFILAEVDWVVTTPCPREPVAPVRETDETDAAWQNRERDFAPVKMSYDLEHRKWVTANKKCLAVIKNTIEPAIVGSIPDCDTVTEYLERIKSQFTGSSKTYATQLIKQLVTERYSGGGNGIREHILRMSNLASKLKPMDLALKDEFLIHLIFASLPKEFDTFVVNYNIQPEK; encoded by the exons ATGGCCAGCTCCAcgactccctccgagggctcag gaggatacaacttgatgagttgtatcaaagagatccccactctaaaaggtgataactatattgagtggaagaaaaagatagacctggcttttatcctcgctgaggtggactgggttgtcaccacaccgtgtcccagagaacctgtggcaccggtgagggagacagatgagactgatgctgcatggcagaacagagagcgggattttgctcccgtaaagatgtcctatgaccttgagcataggaaatgggtcactgccaacaagaagtgtttggcagtgataaagaacacgattgagcctgctattgtgggctcaattccagactgtgacacggtcacagagtacctagaaagaataaagagtcagttcactggctcttcaaagacatatgcaacccagctgatcaagcagctggttacagaaaggtactctggtggcggcaatggcattagagagcacatactgagaatgagcaatctggcatctaagctcaaaccaatggatttggcactcaaggatgagtttcttattcatttgatttttgcttccttgcccaaagaatttgacacctttgttgttaattacaacatacagcctgaaaaatag